A DNA window from Halomonas zincidurans B6 contains the following coding sequences:
- a CDS encoding FAD-dependent oxidoreductase has translation MTPDSTPIIGATRYANLWLNTGHGTLGWTMSCGSAHLLADLMSGRSPAIDPRGLDIRRYAAA, from the coding sequence ATGACCCCGGACTCGACGCCGATCATCGGTGCTACCCGGTACGCCAATTTATGGCTGAATACCGGACACGGCACGCTGGGCTGGACGATGAGCTGCGGCAGCGCTCATCTCCTCGCCGACCTGATGAGCGGTCGCTCACCGGCGATCGACCCCCGGGGCCTGGATATTCGCCGCTATGCGGCGGCCTGA
- a CDS encoding MATE family efflux transporter — protein sequence MALGVLSLLGFQLVDSAFIARLGTAPLAAQSFTFPLSFLIIGVQVGLGIAIAALISRALGADEQARARRLGSLVLLGGGAIIALLALVLLSAQEPLFRQLGAAPELLPLIRSYWAPQLLAAWLGAALYFGYSLFRAHGDTRLPGKLMVITSLINLLLDPLLIFGIGGWPGLGLPGAAWATALAFGAGLVILGRRLGKTDWLARHGLVGEARRSLGPFTAIAGPAMVSQLMPPLAAMLATAIVASLGPTSVAAWGMASRLETVSLMVVLALTMSLPPWLGRCYGAGDWPQIRRLMALAFKVAVLWQLALGGVLALFAPWVAMALSGNPEVRGELSVLIRGLLPSYALLGLCMLVVSASNALGWPLRAMLLSCARLFACYLPCLWLGTQWGGIAGTALGAAIGNGLAGGLAYLMFRRSIDERGRRTSVIN from the coding sequence ATGGCGCTGGGGGTATTGTCGCTGCTCGGTTTCCAATTGGTCGACAGCGCTTTCATCGCCCGATTGGGCACCGCACCGCTGGCCGCGCAGTCGTTCACCTTTCCCTTGTCGTTCTTGATCATCGGCGTGCAGGTAGGGCTGGGTATCGCCATCGCCGCGTTGATCTCGCGGGCGCTGGGCGCCGATGAGCAGGCTCGCGCAAGGCGGCTGGGCAGTCTGGTACTGCTGGGTGGTGGTGCAATCATCGCGCTGTTGGCACTGGTGCTGTTGAGCGCCCAGGAGCCGCTGTTTCGCCAACTCGGCGCCGCGCCCGAACTACTGCCGTTGATCCGCAGCTACTGGGCGCCGCAGTTGCTGGCCGCCTGGCTGGGGGCGGCGCTGTATTTCGGTTACAGCCTGTTCCGTGCGCACGGCGATACCCGCTTGCCCGGCAAGCTGATGGTGATCACCAGCCTGATCAACCTGCTGCTCGATCCATTGCTGATCTTCGGCATCGGTGGCTGGCCGGGGCTGGGCCTGCCCGGTGCCGCCTGGGCCACGGCGCTGGCATTCGGCGCCGGGCTGGTGATTCTGGGCCGTCGGCTGGGCAAGACCGATTGGCTGGCGCGTCACGGGCTGGTCGGGGAGGCCCGGCGTTCGCTGGGCCCCTTCACGGCGATCGCCGGGCCGGCCATGGTCAGCCAGCTGATGCCGCCGCTGGCGGCGATGCTGGCGACGGCGATCGTCGCCTCGCTGGGCCCAACCAGCGTGGCCGCCTGGGGCATGGCGAGTCGCCTGGAAACCGTTTCGCTGATGGTGGTGCTGGCGCTGACCATGTCGTTGCCGCCCTGGCTGGGGCGCTGTTACGGCGCCGGCGATTGGCCGCAGATTCGCCGCTTGATGGCGCTGGCGTTCAAGGTGGCGGTTTTGTGGCAACTGGCGCTGGGCGGCGTGCTGGCACTGTTCGCGCCCTGGGTGGCGATGGCGCTCTCGGGTAATCCTGAGGTACGTGGCGAGCTGAGTGTGCTGATCCGCGGCCTGTTGCCGAGCTATGCGTTGCTCGGGCTGTGCATGCTGGTGGTGTCGGCCTCGAATGCGCTGGGCTGGCCGCTGCGGGCCATGCTGCTGTCCTGCGCGCGGTTGTTTGCCTGCTACCTGCCGTGTCTATGGCTGGGTACCCAATGGGGTGGCATCGCCGGCACGGCGTTGGGTGCGGCCATCGGCAATGGGCTGGCCGGCGGGCTGGCTTATTTGATGTTCAGGCGCTCGATCGACGAACGCGGCAGGCGTACCAGTGTTATAAACTGA
- a CDS encoding prenyltransferase encodes MSTIAVARASRPDFLVLAPLCVVLGVSLAARQSVVLDPLEVVLVLIGGLLAHVAVNLLNEYDDFRSGLDMLTRRTPFSGGSGALPETPSAAPGVLITACCMLAVVVAIGIYFLWLRGWPMLVLGLSGVVLIVAYTRWITRSPPLCLLAPGLGFGPSMVLGSLVASGGQLDGGALIASMVALLLVSELLLINQFPDREADRRIGRRHLPIVLGLPRASRWVGALLLGGYALIALGRVSQLLPAGVWLAWLTLPAALWVVLRLPCVLEDREALMRVMGVNVATLLSTLALLSVGLWWQ; translated from the coding sequence ATGTCGACCATCGCGGTGGCGCGGGCCTCTCGCCCCGACTTTCTAGTATTGGCGCCGCTTTGCGTAGTGCTGGGGGTGAGCCTCGCCGCTCGCCAGTCGGTCGTCCTCGACCCCCTCGAGGTGGTGCTGGTGCTGATCGGCGGGCTGCTTGCTCATGTAGCCGTCAACCTGCTCAACGAGTATGACGATTTTCGCTCCGGCCTCGACATGCTCACCCGGCGAACCCCGTTCTCCGGCGGCAGCGGTGCGTTGCCAGAAACGCCCTCGGCGGCACCCGGCGTATTGATCACGGCATGCTGCATGCTGGCGGTCGTCGTGGCGATCGGTATCTACTTCCTGTGGCTGCGAGGCTGGCCGATGCTGGTGCTGGGCCTGAGCGGCGTGGTCTTGATAGTGGCCTATACACGCTGGATTACCCGCTCGCCGCCGTTATGCCTGCTGGCGCCGGGGCTGGGCTTCGGCCCGAGCATGGTGCTGGGCAGCCTGGTCGCGTCAGGCGGGCAACTCGATGGGGGGGCGCTGATTGCCTCGATGGTCGCGCTGCTGCTGGTCAGTGAACTACTGCTGATCAACCAGTTTCCCGATAGGGAGGCCGACCGGCGTATCGGTCGCCGCCATCTGCCCATCGTGCTGGGCTTGCCCCGCGCCTCGCGGTGGGTTGGGGCCTTGCTGCTGGGCGGCTACGCGCTGATCGCGCTGGGGCGGGTAAGCCAACTGCTGCCGGCGGGGGTCTGGCTGGCCTGGCTCACGCTTCCCGCGGCGCTGTGGGTGGTCCTGCGTCTACCTTGCGTGCTGGAAGATCGCGAGGCACTGATGCGCGTGATGGGCGTCAATGTGGCGACGCTGCTCTCGACGCTCGCACTGTTGTCTGTCGGATTATGGTGGCAATGA
- the dkgB gene encoding 2,5-didehydrogluconate reductase DkgB produces MAQSNIIPRIGLGTYRLKDQQVIDSVKSALALGYRHIDTAQIYDNEQPVGEAIKQSGVPRDEIFLTTKVWWDRFRHDELIASLEESCRKLAVERVDLALIHWPSPNDEIPMAEYIGALNAAREKGLARHIGVSNFTLAHLDEALSVPGGEHLITNQIEVHPFLANRTLVEHSQAKGLEVTGYMPLAVGKVMNEPVLRQIADDHDATPAQVALAWVASRDIAVIPSSTRPEHQQANLAALELTLSDDEMARIERLDVGERIANPDFAPKWDA; encoded by the coding sequence ATGGCCCAATCAAACATCATTCCGCGCATCGGTCTCGGTACCTATCGCCTCAAGGACCAGCAGGTCATCGATTCGGTCAAGTCGGCTCTTGCGCTCGGCTATCGACACATCGATACCGCCCAGATCTACGATAACGAGCAGCCGGTCGGCGAGGCCATCAAGCAAAGCGGCGTGCCTCGCGACGAGATATTCCTGACCACCAAGGTCTGGTGGGATCGCTTTCGTCACGATGAGCTGATCGCCAGCCTCGAGGAAAGCTGTCGCAAGCTCGCCGTCGAGCGGGTCGATCTGGCGCTGATCCATTGGCCGTCGCCCAATGACGAGATACCCATGGCGGAATACATCGGCGCGCTCAACGCGGCACGCGAGAAGGGACTGGCCCGGCACATCGGCGTCTCGAACTTCACCCTGGCGCATCTCGATGAGGCACTGTCGGTACCGGGAGGCGAGCATCTGATTACCAACCAGATCGAAGTCCATCCATTCCTGGCCAACCGAACGCTGGTCGAGCACAGCCAGGCCAAGGGGCTTGAGGTCACCGGCTACATGCCGCTCGCCGTCGGTAAGGTGATGAACGAACCGGTGCTCCGCCAGATCGCTGACGATCACGACGCCACGCCGGCCCAAGTCGCGCTGGCCTGGGTTGCGTCGCGCGATATCGCGGTGATTCCCTCGTCCACCCGGCCCGAGCATCAGCAAGCCAACCTGGCGGCGCTCGAGCTGACCCTGAGCGATGACGAGATGGCGCGCATCGAGCGTCTGGATGTGGGCGAGCGGATCGCCAACCCGGATTTCGCACCCAAGTGGGACGCCTGA
- a CDS encoding NAD(P)/FAD-dependent oxidoreductase, translated as MSETANVVLVGAGHAHLHVAGHARRLIERGAHVTLISPGDFWYSGMATGMLGGDYEASQDRLDPASLIRAQGGEFIADRVSGIDRQRRQVQLVGSPPLAYDLLSLNLGSRVDPSTIFGLSSGDNVWPVKPIATLWRLRQQLESALAGNAEAPRLAVIGGGPTGVELTANLVALYARYGREPGITLVSASERLLPNAPRAAGAWIERRLERRGVRLELAASAVGYQAGELRLDDGMRLSVEHVVLANGLIAPELTGELGLACDSRQGLAITPALHSPDDSRIFAVGDCAWLRHAPCPKLGVFGVRQAPVLLDNLCAWLAGEPLRDYQPQRRYLSVLNLGDGRGLALWDRWWWKGRLALQLKQHLDRRFMARCGA; from the coding sequence ATGAGCGAAACCGCGAATGTCGTGCTGGTAGGCGCCGGGCATGCCCACCTGCACGTCGCCGGCCATGCCCGTCGCCTGATCGAGCGCGGTGCGCATGTGACGCTGATCTCTCCCGGCGACTTCTGGTACTCCGGCATGGCCACCGGCATGCTCGGCGGCGACTACGAGGCCAGCCAGGACCGGCTCGACCCGGCATCGCTGATCAGGGCCCAGGGCGGCGAATTCATCGCCGACCGGGTGAGCGGTATCGACCGCCAGCGGCGTCAGGTGCAGCTCGTCGGTTCGCCACCGCTCGCTTATGATCTGCTGTCGTTGAACCTGGGCAGTCGCGTCGATCCCTCAACGATCTTCGGCCTGTCGAGTGGTGACAACGTCTGGCCGGTGAAACCCATCGCAACTCTGTGGCGGCTGCGCCAGCAGCTCGAATCGGCGCTCGCCGGCAACGCCGAAGCGCCGCGCCTGGCGGTCATCGGTGGCGGACCCACCGGAGTCGAACTGACCGCCAACCTGGTCGCGCTCTACGCCCGCTACGGGCGCGAACCTGGCATCACCCTGGTCAGCGCCAGCGAAAGATTGCTGCCCAACGCACCACGCGCCGCCGGCGCGTGGATCGAGCGACGCCTGGAACGGCGTGGAGTGCGCCTCGAACTGGCCGCCTCGGCCGTGGGCTATCAAGCCGGCGAGCTGCGCCTCGACGACGGCATGCGTCTGAGCGTCGAGCATGTGGTGCTCGCCAACGGTTTGATCGCCCCTGAGCTTACCGGCGAGCTTGGCCTTGCCTGCGATTCGCGCCAAGGCCTGGCCATCACCCCGGCGCTGCACAGCCCCGACGACTCGCGCATCTTCGCCGTCGGCGACTGCGCCTGGCTCCGCCATGCACCTTGCCCCAAGCTCGGCGTATTCGGGGTCCGTCAGGCGCCGGTGCTGCTCGACAATCTCTGCGCCTGGCTCGCCGGCGAGCCGCTGCGCGACTACCAGCCGCAGCGCCGCTATCTATCGGTGCTCAATCTCGGCGATGGGCGCGGCCTGGCACTCTGGGACCGCTGGTGGTGGAAAGGCCGCCTGGCCCTGCAACTCAAGCAGCACCTGGATCGGCGCTTCATGGCCCGCTGCGGTGCGTGA
- a CDS encoding ABC transporter permease, with translation MALPSYATRGERIWHYVFLGLCGLVFLFLIGPLLLVIPLSFNAEPYFTFTKAMLQLDPDGYSLRWYQDFFTSSEWLNSIKNSFIVGIAATLLATMLGTIAALGLSSRHMPARGAVMALLISPMIVPLIISAAAMFFFFSKVNLAQTYLGVILAHTVLGIPFVVITVTATLSSFDTTLNRAAHSLGANPTRTFFKVVLPLVTPGVVSGALFAFITSFDEVVVVLFIAGPEQRTMPIQMWSGIREQISPTILAVATMLVLLSMLLLTTLELLRRRSERMRGMTPG, from the coding sequence ATGGCGCTTCCATCCTACGCCACGCGTGGCGAACGCATCTGGCACTATGTCTTCCTGGGGCTGTGCGGATTGGTCTTCCTGTTCCTGATCGGTCCGCTGCTGCTGGTCATCCCCCTGTCGTTCAATGCCGAACCCTATTTCACCTTCACCAAGGCTATGCTGCAGCTGGATCCGGACGGCTATTCGCTGCGCTGGTACCAGGATTTCTTCACCTCCAGCGAATGGCTCAATTCGATCAAGAACAGTTTCATCGTCGGCATCGCTGCGACGTTGCTGGCCACGATGCTCGGTACGATCGCCGCGCTGGGTCTGTCGAGCCGACACATGCCGGCACGTGGCGCGGTGATGGCATTGCTGATCTCGCCGATGATCGTGCCGTTGATCATTTCGGCGGCGGCGATGTTCTTCTTCTTTTCCAAGGTCAATCTGGCGCAGACCTACCTGGGAGTGATCCTCGCCCACACGGTGCTGGGCATTCCCTTCGTGGTAATCACGGTGACCGCCACGCTGTCGAGCTTCGATACCACCCTGAACCGTGCCGCGCACAGCCTGGGCGCCAACCCCACCCGGACCTTCTTCAAGGTCGTCTTGCCGTTGGTCACCCCGGGTGTGGTGTCGGGGGCGCTGTTCGCCTTCATCACCTCGTTCGACGAGGTGGTGGTGGTGCTGTTCATAGCCGGCCCCGAGCAGCGCACCATGCCGATCCAGATGTGGTCGGGGATTCGCGAGCAGATAAGCCCGACGATCCTCGCGGTGGCGACGATGCTGGTGCTGCTGTCGATGCTGCTGCTGACCACGCTGGAACTGCTGCGCCGACGCAGCGAGCGGATGCGCGGCATGACGCCGGGCTAG
- a CDS encoding ABC transporter permease produces MSESPTAPLKTADGVPLKTSLRRAVRRSKLKALLLVSPLLAFLIIAFVMPLFDMLWRSVDNPEVSTALPQTSQALADWDGESLPDEPAFAALAADLEAGAKARNLGLVASRLNYEKSGMRSALMGTARRVAKLEAPYKAALIDINDDWGELATWRVIKRESSPYTLSYYLAAVDHQYSPDGEIVAVPDYMQVYGTLFWRTFWMSGVIMLTTLILGYPVAFLLANLPLRHSNLLMILVLLPFWTSLLVRTTTWIAILQSQGVLNDLMVALGIIADEARWQMIYNKTGTIIAMTHILLPFMILPLYSVMKTIPPSYMHAARSLGGKPLLCFRRVYFPLTIPGIAAGGILVFILSIGYYITPALVGGQSGRFITNSIAYHMQTSLNWGLAAAIASILLFVVVVCYLVFNRLIGVDKVKLG; encoded by the coding sequence GTGTCCGAATCTCCCACCGCTCCCCTGAAAACCGCCGATGGCGTACCGCTTAAGACCAGTCTGCGCCGTGCCGTGCGGCGTTCGAAGCTCAAGGCGCTGCTGCTGGTGTCGCCGCTGCTGGCGTTCTTGATCATCGCTTTCGTCATGCCGCTGTTCGACATGCTGTGGCGCAGCGTCGACAACCCCGAAGTCTCCACCGCGCTGCCGCAGACCAGCCAGGCGCTGGCCGACTGGGATGGCGAGTCGCTACCCGACGAGCCGGCCTTCGCCGCGCTGGCCGCCGATCTCGAGGCGGGCGCCAAGGCGCGCAACCTGGGGCTGGTGGCGAGCCGTCTCAACTACGAGAAATCCGGCATGCGGTCGGCGCTGATGGGTACCGCGCGGCGTGTCGCCAAGCTGGAAGCACCCTATAAAGCCGCCCTGATCGATATCAACGACGACTGGGGCGAACTCGCGACCTGGCGGGTGATCAAGCGCGAGTCGTCGCCCTATACACTGTCCTACTACCTGGCAGCCGTCGATCATCAGTATTCCCCCGATGGCGAGATCGTCGCGGTGCCTGATTACATGCAGGTTTACGGAACGCTGTTCTGGCGAACGTTCTGGATGAGTGGCGTCATCATGCTGACGACCCTGATACTCGGTTACCCGGTCGCCTTCCTGCTCGCCAACTTGCCGCTGCGCCATTCCAACCTGTTGATGATCCTGGTGCTGTTGCCGTTCTGGACCTCGTTGCTGGTGCGTACCACCACCTGGATCGCCATCCTGCAGTCGCAGGGAGTGCTCAACGATCTGATGGTGGCGCTGGGGATCATCGCCGACGAGGCGCGATGGCAGATGATCTACAACAAGACGGGGACGATCATCGCCATGACCCATATCCTGCTGCCGTTCATGATCCTGCCGTTGTACTCGGTGATGAAGACCATTCCGCCGAGTTACATGCACGCCGCCCGCTCGCTGGGCGGGAAGCCCTTGCTGTGCTTCCGGCGGGTGTATTTTCCGCTGACCATTCCCGGGATTGCCGCCGGCGGAATACTGGTGTTCATCCTGTCGATCGGCTACTACATCACGCCGGCGCTGGTCGGCGGGCAATCGGGGCGCTTCATCACCAATTCCATCGCCTACCATATGCAGACCTCGCTCAACTGGGGGCTGGCGGCGGCGATCGCCTCGATCCTGCTGTTCGTGGTGGTGGTCTGCTACCTGGTCTTCAATCGCCTGATTGGCGTCGACAAAGTCAAGCTGGGGTAA
- a CDS encoding extracellular solute-binding protein: MNNTRLFKGTLIKDTLIKGAVAGAFGLSTLTLAVSAQAETLNIVSWGGAYSMSQQKAYNEPWMKKSGDEIVNIDRSGNALAGLRAQSQAGNVTWDLVDMLPADALIACAEGLIEPLDHDALLADAPDGTPPSEDFIENSLDECFVPSIVYSNIVAFNTEMFPEDKQPSTIADVFDLENYPGKRTLMRKPINNLEWALVADGVAPEDVYDVLETEEGVARAFAKLDTIKDQVIWWEEGAQPPQLLADQEVAFGSAYNGRIFNAAANEGQPFEIIWDAQVFELDGWVVPTGKLDKVKDYLYFATDTQRLADQAKYISYGPARKSSAKMVTTLAGTDIEMKPHMPTYGPNFETAIPKDNEFWADHNDELTQRFNAWLAQ; the protein is encoded by the coding sequence ATGAACAACACAAGACTCTTCAAGGGAACGTTGATCAAGGATACGTTGATCAAGGGCGCCGTGGCGGGTGCCTTCGGGCTGTCCACGTTGACGCTGGCGGTATCCGCGCAGGCCGAGACGCTGAATATCGTCTCCTGGGGCGGGGCCTACAGCATGAGCCAGCAGAAAGCCTATAACGAGCCGTGGATGAAAAAGTCCGGCGACGAGATCGTCAACATCGACCGTAGCGGCAATGCCCTGGCCGGGCTGCGCGCGCAGTCGCAGGCGGGCAACGTGACCTGGGATCTGGTCGACATGTTGCCGGCGGATGCCCTGATCGCCTGCGCCGAGGGGCTGATCGAACCGCTCGATCACGATGCGCTGCTGGCCGACGCACCCGACGGCACGCCGCCCAGCGAAGACTTCATCGAGAATTCGCTGGATGAGTGTTTCGTACCCTCGATCGTCTATTCCAACATCGTCGCCTTCAATACCGAGATGTTCCCCGAGGACAAGCAGCCCAGCACCATCGCCGACGTCTTCGATCTCGAGAACTATCCGGGCAAACGCACGCTGATGCGCAAGCCGATCAACAACCTCGAGTGGGCATTGGTCGCCGACGGCGTGGCGCCGGAAGATGTCTACGACGTGCTCGAGACCGAAGAGGGCGTGGCCCGTGCGTTCGCCAAGCTCGATACCATCAAGGATCAGGTGATCTGGTGGGAAGAGGGTGCCCAGCCGCCGCAACTGCTGGCCGACCAGGAAGTTGCCTTCGGCTCGGCGTATAACGGTCGTATCTTCAACGCCGCGGCCAACGAGGGCCAGCCGTTCGAGATCATCTGGGACGCCCAGGTGTTCGAGCTCGATGGCTGGGTGGTGCCCACCGGCAAGCTCGACAAGGTCAAGGACTACCTGTACTTCGCCACCGATACCCAGCGGCTGGCCGATCAGGCCAAGTACATTTCCTATGGCCCGGCGCGCAAGTCATCGGCCAAGATGGTAACCACCCTGGCCGGTACCGATATCGAGATGAAGCCGCACATGCCCACCTACGGTCCCAACTTCGAAACCGCTATCCCCAAGGACAACGAGTTCTGGGCCGACCACAACGACGAACTGACCCAGCGCTTCAACGCCTGGCTGGCCCAGTAA
- a CDS encoding ABC transporter ATP-binding protein gives MTQTLEAEPPTQAAADKTCFARFRSVQKSYDGVELVVKDFNLDVRQGEFVTLLGPSGSGKTTCLMMMAGFETPTHGEILLKGEPINGLPPHKRGIGMVFQNYALFPHMTVAENLAFPLEVRHLSKAEIKQKVQRALAMVRLDEFGDRRPAQLSGGQQQRVALARALVFEPELVLMDEPLGALDKNLREEMQYEIKRIHAELGVTMLYVTHDQTEALTMSDRIAVFNDGVVQQLASPDTLYEQPENAFVAYFIGENNRLRGEVTELAGERCQVRLDSGETVIATPVAVAETGVRTTLSLRPERVSLLREDSREFENRFSAKVQEVIYLGDHLRTRLSVCGNDEFIIKTPNADGHSVLRPGETVEIGWSSADCRALDA, from the coding sequence ATGACCCAGACCCTCGAAGCTGAGCCGCCAACGCAAGCGGCGGCCGACAAGACGTGTTTTGCCCGCTTCCGCAGCGTCCAGAAGAGCTATGACGGCGTCGAGCTGGTGGTCAAGGACTTCAACCTGGATGTCCGGCAGGGCGAGTTCGTCACCCTGCTGGGGCCGTCGGGCTCCGGCAAGACCACCTGCCTGATGATGATGGCGGGGTTCGAGACGCCGACTCATGGCGAGATCCTGCTCAAGGGCGAACCGATCAATGGCTTGCCGCCGCACAAGCGGGGCATCGGCATGGTCTTCCAGAACTACGCGCTGTTTCCGCACATGACGGTGGCCGAGAATCTCGCCTTCCCCCTCGAGGTGCGCCATCTGAGCAAGGCCGAGATCAAGCAGAAGGTCCAGCGTGCCCTGGCGATGGTCCGGCTCGATGAGTTCGGCGACCGCCGCCCGGCGCAGCTGTCCGGCGGTCAGCAGCAGCGTGTGGCGCTGGCGCGCGCGCTGGTCTTCGAGCCCGAGCTGGTGTTGATGGACGAGCCGCTCGGGGCGCTGGACAAGAATCTCCGCGAGGAGATGCAATACGAAATCAAGCGTATCCATGCCGAGCTGGGGGTGACCATGCTCTACGTCACCCACGATCAGACCGAAGCGCTGACCATGTCCGATCGCATCGCCGTGTTCAACGATGGCGTGGTCCAGCAGCTGGCTTCGCCGGACACCCTCTATGAGCAGCCTGAAAACGCCTTCGTCGCCTATTTCATCGGCGAGAACAATCGCCTGCGCGGCGAAGTCACCGAGCTCGCTGGCGAGCGCTGCCAGGTACGCCTGGATAGCGGCGAGACGGTGATCGCCACGCCGGTCGCGGTCGCCGAGACTGGCGTCCGGACCACGTTGTCGCTACGTCCCGAGCGGGTCAGCCTGCTGCGCGAAGACAGTCGTGAATTCGAGAACCGTTTCTCGGCGAAAGTCCAGGAGGTGATCTATCTCGGCGACCATCTGCGTACACGGCTGTCGGTCTGCGGCAACGACGAGTTCATCATCAAGACCCCCAACGCCGACGGTCACAGCGTGCTGCGCCCGGGGGAAACGGTCGAGATCGGCTGGTCGAGCGCCGATTGCCGGGCTCTGGATGCCTGA
- a CDS encoding O-succinylhomoserine sulfhydrylase, whose amino-acid sequence MHEHDFDGDAWSLDTLAVRAGHVRSAEQEHSEPIFATSSFVYGSAAEAARKFAGEEPGNIYSRFTNPTVRVFEERLAALEGGERCVATSSGMAAILATALGLLEAGDEIVASRSLFGSTVSLFSKYLGKFGITTRYVELGNLDEWQAAITPDTKLLFAETPSNPLSEVVDIAALAEIAHRHGAWLAIDNCFLTPALQRPLELGADLVIHSATKYLDGQGRAIGGAVVGADRELEELFGVVRTCGPCMSPFNAWIFLKGLETLGLRMRAHCESALALAQWLEAHPAVARVHYSGLKSHPQHALARAQQTGFGAVLGVEIAGGREGAWSVIDATRLMSITGNLGDAKTTITHPATTTHGRLSDEQKVASGISEGLIRIAVGLEGLADLKADLARGLDRLA is encoded by the coding sequence ATGCACGAACACGATTTCGACGGCGACGCCTGGTCGCTGGATACCCTGGCGGTACGCGCCGGCCATGTACGCAGCGCCGAGCAGGAGCACAGCGAGCCGATCTTCGCGACCTCGAGCTTCGTCTATGGCAGCGCCGCCGAAGCGGCGCGCAAGTTCGCCGGCGAGGAGCCGGGCAACATCTACTCGCGCTTCACCAACCCCACCGTGCGCGTCTTCGAGGAGCGCCTGGCGGCGCTGGAGGGCGGCGAGCGCTGCGTGGCGACCAGTTCGGGGATGGCGGCGATTCTCGCGACCGCGCTGGGGCTGCTCGAGGCCGGCGACGAGATCGTCGCTTCGCGTTCGCTGTTCGGTTCCACGGTGAGCCTGTTCAGCAAGTATCTGGGCAAGTTCGGCATCACCACCCGCTACGTGGAGCTGGGCAATCTCGACGAGTGGCAGGCGGCGATCACTCCCGACACCAAGTTGCTGTTCGCCGAGACGCCGTCCAATCCGCTCTCCGAGGTGGTCGATATCGCCGCGCTGGCCGAGATCGCCCATCGCCACGGCGCCTGGCTGGCGATCGACAACTGCTTCCTGACGCCGGCTCTGCAGCGTCCGCTGGAGCTCGGCGCCGATCTGGTGATTCATTCCGCCACCAAGTATCTGGATGGTCAGGGCCGGGCGATCGGCGGCGCGGTGGTGGGCGCTGACCGCGAACTCGAGGAGTTGTTCGGGGTGGTGCGCACCTGCGGGCCTTGCATGAGCCCGTTCAACGCTTGGATCTTCCTCAAGGGGCTGGAGACGCTGGGCCTGCGCATGCGCGCGCATTGCGAGAGCGCCCTGGCGTTGGCGCAGTGGCTAGAGGCGCACCCGGCGGTTGCCCGGGTGCACTACAGCGGTTTGAAGAGTCATCCCCAGCACGCGCTGGCCCGGGCGCAGCAGACAGGCTTCGGCGCGGTGCTCGGCGTCGAGATCGCCGGCGGTCGCGAGGGCGCCTGGTCGGTGATCGATGCCACCCGGCTGATGTCGATCACCGGCAATCTGGGCGACGCCAAGACCACCATTACCCATCCGGCGACCACCACCCACGGGCGTCTTTCCGACGAGCAGAAGGTCGCTTCGGGAATCAGCGAAGGGTTGATTCGCATCGCCGTGGGCCTGGAAGGGTTGGCCGATCTCAAGGCGGACCTGGCGCGCGGCCTCGATCGACTCGCCTAG